One window of the Plasmodium reichenowi strain SY57 chromosome Unknown, whole genome shotgun sequence genome contains the following:
- a CDS encoding coronin binding protein, putative — NNNSNNNNNSNSNNNNNNNNNNNSNNDSVNNEETNFKDKVAQISYSMPKTPPEMKKEKNNNEYNENEYLQNLLDTEKGESQHIILNEQNKNNNILQTISQNQQDNNYQGKIINQSIDQANNIFNNNQNQNGSNNCFQLNIDPDKINQDI, encoded by the coding sequence taataataatagtaataataataataatagtaatagtaataataataataataataataataataataatagtaataacGATAGTGTTAATAATGAGGAAACCAATTTTAAAGATAAAGTAGCTCAGATTTCATATAGTATGCCTAAAACTCCACcagaaatgaaaaaagaaaaaaataataatgaatataatgaaaatgaatatttacaaaatcTTTTAGATACTGAAAAAGGAGAATCGcaacatattatattaaacgaacaaaataaaaataataatatacttCAAACTATATCACAAAATCAAcaagataataattatcaaGGTAAAATAATTAATCAATCAATAGATCAAgcaaataatatttttaacaaTAATCAAAATCAAAATGGTAGTAATAATTGTTTTCAATTAAATATCGATCctgataaaataaatcaaGATATATAG